In Caldicellulosiruptor morganii, the following proteins share a genomic window:
- a CDS encoding Fur family transcriptional regulator, whose amino-acid sequence MSDLTFLKKQLEQKGIKPSFIRLKIYQYLVEHKTHPTADEVYNSLLSEIPTLSKTSVYNTLSLFVSKGLAQIITIEENIARFDADTSVHGHFKCKTCGKVYDFLIKSDSIYSSLSPEFVVDEVYVYYKGTCPYCKNKNN is encoded by the coding sequence ATTTCTGATTTAACATTTTTAAAAAAGCAATTGGAGCAAAAGGGAATTAAACCTTCGTTTATAAGGCTAAAAATCTATCAATATTTGGTAGAGCACAAAACTCATCCAACAGCCGACGAAGTCTACAATAGCCTGCTTTCTGAAATCCCCACACTTTCAAAAACATCTGTATACAATACTTTAAGTTTATTTGTCTCAAAAGGTCTTGCTCAGATTATCACAATTGAAGAGAACATTGCACGCTTTGATGCTGATACGTCGGTGCACGGGCATTTTAAGTGCAAAACCTGTGGCAAAGTTTATGATTTTTTAATAAAATCAGACTCTATTTACTCTTCGCTTTCTCCTGAATTTGTTGTTGATGAGGTTTACGTCTACTATAAGGGCACCTGCCCTTATTGTAAAAATAAAAACAATTAA
- the rbr gene encoding rubrerythrin encodes MKDLKGTQTEKNLWAAFAGESQARNKYTYFASQARKEGYEQIAAIFEETAENEKEHAKLFFKFLNGIGNTQENLKAAAEGEHYEWSEMYKEFAKVAREEGFDEIALAFEFVAKVEEKHEERYRKLLENVENGKVFVKDDVVVWKCRNCGYVHVGKEAPKVCPTCKHPQSFFEIRAENY; translated from the coding sequence ATGAAGGATTTGAAGGGAACACAGACAGAAAAAAACCTGTGGGCAGCATTTGCAGGTGAGTCCCAGGCAAGAAACAAGTATACCTACTTTGCATCACAGGCAAGAAAAGAAGGATATGAGCAGATTGCAGCAATCTTCGAAGAGACAGCTGAAAATGAAAAAGAGCATGCAAAGCTATTTTTCAAATTCCTAAATGGAATTGGAAACACTCAAGAAAACTTAAAGGCTGCTGCAGAAGGCGAACACTATGAATGGTCTGAGATGTACAAAGAGTTTGCAAAGGTTGCAAGAGAAGAAGGCTTTGATGAGATAGCCCTTGCTTTTGAGTTTGTTGCAAAGGTTGAAGAAAAGCATGAGGAAAGATACAGAAAGCTTCTTGAAAATGTTGAAAATGGCAAGGTATTTGTAAAAGATGACGTGGTTGTCTGGAAGTGCAGAAATTGTGGTTATGTACATGTGGGAAAAGAAGCACCAAAGGTATGCCCAACCTGCAAACATCCACAGTCATTCTTTGAGATTAGAGCTGAGAACTACTGA
- a CDS encoding DNA methyltransferase: MNWGKIIIGDSRNMSEIDNETIDLIITSPPYWHLKDYGVENQIGYGQTLHEYLKDLYRVWQECFRVLKEGRRLCINIGDQFARSIVYGRYKIIPLHSEIIAQCEDIGFDYMGAIIWQKKTTMNTSGGANVMGSYPYPPNGMIEIDYEFILIFKKPGKSPKVSPEIKEKSILTKEEWKEYFNGHWYFKGEKQTEHEAMFPDELPYRLIKMFSFVGDTILDPFLGSGTTLKVALELERNGIGYEINSDFLEIINKKLNTINNSFLYKIETIKKEIKTPEIKAVKYEPRIKDASPMIDPKIIEPKKNQYFKVSEIVSADTVKLNSGLEVKLLGVKIKKEKEKEAVEYLKNYVLNKEVFLRYDTNSTVKNNNVNAYLYLKNKIFINAYLIKSGLALADKDSFYTYKNKFEKLEGID, encoded by the coding sequence ATGAATTGGGGAAAAATAATCATAGGAGATAGCAGAAATATGTCTGAAATAGATAATGAAACAATTGATTTGATAATAACCTCACCGCCTTATTGGCACCTAAAAGATTATGGTGTGGAAAACCAGATAGGATATGGTCAAACACTTCATGAGTACTTAAAAGATTTGTATCGGGTATGGCAAGAATGTTTTAGAGTACTTAAAGAAGGGCGCCGTTTGTGCATTAATATTGGTGACCAATTCGCACGTTCTATAGTCTATGGCAGATATAAAATAATCCCATTACACTCTGAGATAATTGCTCAGTGTGAAGATATAGGATTTGATTATATGGGAGCAATAATTTGGCAGAAAAAAACCACTATGAATACAAGTGGTGGAGCAAATGTTATGGGATCTTATCCATATCCACCAAATGGCATGATAGAAATTGATTATGAATTTATACTTATATTCAAAAAGCCTGGAAAATCTCCAAAGGTGTCTCCTGAAATCAAAGAAAAATCTATCCTGACAAAGGAAGAGTGGAAAGAATACTTTAACGGACACTGGTATTTTAAAGGAGAAAAACAAACTGAACATGAAGCCATGTTCCCTGATGAACTTCCATATAGATTAATCAAAATGTTCTCTTTTGTTGGAGACACAATATTAGATCCATTCTTAGGCAGCGGAACGACCCTAAAAGTTGCGTTAGAACTTGAGAGAAATGGAATAGGATATGAAATTAATTCAGATTTTTTAGAAATAATAAATAAAAAGTTAAATACAATTAATAACTCTTTCCTTTATAAGATTGAGACTATTAAAAAAGAAATCAAAACTCCTGAGATAAAAGCTGTGAAATATGAGCCTCGCATCAAAGATGCATCACCCATGATTGATCCTAAGATAATTGAACCTAAAAAAAACCAATATTTTAAAGTTTCTGAAATAGTCTCTGCTGATACAGTTAAACTTAACAGTGGTTTGGAAGTAAAATTATTAGGAGTAAAAATAAAGAAAGAAAAGGAAAAAGAGGCTGTAGAATACTTAAAAAATTATGTGTTGAATAAAGAAGTTTTTTTACGCTACGATACCAACTCTACTGTAAAAAACAATAATGTAAATGCTTATTTATATCTTAAAAACAAAATCTTTATTAATGCTTACTTAATAAAAAGTGGACTTGCTTTAGCCGATAAAGATAGTTTTTACACTTACAAGAATAAATTTGAAAAATTAGAGGGGATTGACTAA
- a CDS encoding MjaI family restriction endonuclease: MAKEWILNMATNRWGLNKKDKVGPVAKWIRETAPKNIEEWEKAYLKLVEENILKTKNSEFSNAEEYLEELGRKLYIKITEVIQAEIDDVTEQDCINYIKQLVINRTFEGYLTEKNTIYGRIEKLLNVKIYPAPDEWDRLYNVDFYIQIKNKYIGIQIKPITYEHMPQIHNWIEWLSQTHKKFSEKFGGKVFVIFSIKNKDGKKEIHKENEIIEQIRQEIERLKQI, from the coding sequence ATGGCAAAAGAGTGGATTTTAAACATGGCTACTAACAGATGGGGATTAAATAAAAAAGACAAAGTGGGTCCTGTTGCTAAATGGATTAGAGAAACAGCGCCTAAAAATATCGAAGAGTGGGAAAAGGCTTATTTAAAACTTGTAGAAGAGAACATTTTAAAAACTAAAAATTCAGAATTCTCCAATGCTGAAGAATATCTTGAAGAGCTTGGTAGAAAACTTTATATTAAAATAACAGAAGTTATTCAGGCTGAAATTGACGATGTCACTGAACAAGACTGTATAAATTATATAAAGCAATTAGTAATAAATCGCACTTTTGAAGGGTATCTTACTGAAAAAAACACCATCTACGGTAGAATAGAAAAATTGTTGAATGTAAAAATTTATCCTGCTCCAGATGAATGGGATAGATTATATAATGTAGACTTTTATATTCAAATAAAAAACAAGTATATTGGAATACAAATAAAACCCATTACCTATGAACACATGCCTCAAATACATAATTGGATAGAATGGCTTTCGCAGACCCACAAAAAATTTTCGGAAAAATTTGGTGGAAAAGTATTTGTTATATTTTCTATCAAAAACAAAGATGGCAAAAAGGAGATACACAAGGAAAACGAGATAATAGAGCAAATCAGACAAGAAATAGAAAGACTAAAGCAAATATAA
- a CDS encoding PTS sugar transporter subunit IIA → MDIKELFSPKRVCFDLKAKTKQEVIDELIDILYNDGKLTDKEKFKRAVIKREEEFSTGIGMGIAIPHGKDSSVLEPCITFGVSKNDVDFDSMDGKPAHIFFLISVPDNAADTHLHVLSYISRKLMHEDVREKLYNSKSFDDVIKAFEEQN, encoded by the coding sequence ATGGATATAAAAGAGTTATTTTCTCCCAAAAGAGTATGTTTTGATTTAAAGGCTAAGACAAAACAAGAGGTTATTGATGAATTAATTGACATTCTTTATAATGATGGGAAACTTACTGACAAAGAAAAGTTTAAAAGAGCAGTAATTAAGAGAGAGGAAGAATTTTCAACTGGAATAGGAATGGGAATAGCAATTCCACATGGCAAGGATAGTTCAGTTTTGGAGCCCTGTATAACTTTTGGTGTGTCCAAAAATGATGTTGACTTTGACTCAATGGACGGAAAGCCTGCTCATATTTTCTTTTTGATTTCTGTTCCTGATAACGCTGCCGATACACATCTTCATGTGCTGAGCTATATTTCAAGAAAGCTTATGCATGAAGATGTTAGGGAAAAGTTATATAATTCAAAATCTTTTGATGATGTCATTAAAGCTTTTGAAGAACAAAATTAA
- the pfkB gene encoding 1-phosphofructokinase — translation MIYTLTLNPAIDMTVYINKLEKGQVNRSSFYMLDAGGKGINVSKVVKALGGETVALGFLGKENSDYILKYLKRFGIKNDFVFVDGFTRINVKIVETEASAYTDINQAGFEITEKDIQNLFDKLEEVPGKDDIFVISGSLPGNCDEEIYFEIIKKLKQKDVVVIFDADGNALKKGLEAAPDVIKPNIYEFKSLFDVDERDLNSLVLCARQLIFEKGVKMVLVSMGENGAVYVSKNTALFAKPVKTEVKSTTGAGDSMVAAIAFGIEKKMSEEEMFKFACACALAKVAQEGVRAPDKNSVQQCFEKIELERLG, via the coding sequence TTGATATACACCCTGACACTTAATCCTGCAATTGATATGACAGTATATATCAACAAACTTGAAAAAGGACAGGTCAACAGAAGTAGCTTTTATATGCTGGATGCCGGTGGCAAAGGTATAAACGTCTCAAAAGTTGTAAAGGCGCTGGGAGGCGAGACAGTTGCACTGGGTTTTCTGGGGAAGGAAAATAGCGACTATATTTTAAAATATCTTAAAAGATTTGGAATAAAAAATGATTTTGTATTTGTAGATGGCTTTACAAGGATCAATGTCAAAATTGTAGAAACCGAGGCTTCTGCATACACCGATATAAATCAGGCAGGGTTTGAAATAACAGAAAAAGACATTCAGAACCTTTTTGATAAGTTAGAAGAAGTGCCAGGAAAAGATGACATATTTGTCATCTCGGGAAGTCTTCCGGGGAATTGTGATGAAGAAATCTACTTCGAAATTATAAAAAAACTAAAGCAAAAAGACGTGGTTGTGATTTTTGACGCAGATGGCAATGCTTTAAAAAAAGGACTTGAAGCAGCCCCGGATGTTATAAAACCAAACATATATGAATTCAAGAGTTTATTTGATGTAGATGAAAGGGACTTGAATTCTCTGGTGCTTTGTGCAAGACAGCTTATCTTTGAGAAAGGAGTAAAGATGGTGCTGGTTTCAATGGGCGAAAATGGTGCAGTGTATGTTAGCAAAAATACAGCTCTTTTTGCAAAACCAGTGAAAACAGAGGTTAAGAGCACAACCGGTGCAGGTGATTCAATGGTTGCGGCTATAGCTTTTGGTATTGAAAAGAAGATGTCTGAAGAAGAGATGTTTAAGTTTGCCTGCGCATGTGCTTTAGCAAAGGTAGCCCAAGAGGGTGTCAGAGCACCCGATAAAAACAGTGTGCAACAATGCTTTGAAAAAATAGAATTGGAAAGGCTGGGATGA
- a CDS encoding DeoR/GlpR family DNA-binding transcription regulator, whose translation MFAEERKSRIAQMIKEGKSVKVNELAKMFGVSESTIRRDLNELESLGIVRRTHGGAVNSFATSFELSFSEKEDRFAKEKEYIGRIAARYIKDGDTVILDSGTTTQYIARNITAKNVVIITNSVNIANELSSREDIEVIVTGGVIRSKTKALVGDIAQNTLKQFRCDKAFVAANAVSAQFGVTTPTHVEAAVKRTMIESAKEVFLVADSSKFGQVAFALICPVGRLDYIITDRMDEKQKEEFKALGVEVITE comes from the coding sequence ATGTTTGCAGAGGAGAGAAAAAGCAGGATTGCTCAGATGATTAAAGAGGGCAAAAGTGTAAAGGTTAATGAGCTGGCAAAGATGTTTGGTGTTTCAGAGTCAACAATCAGAAGGGATTTGAATGAACTTGAAAGTCTTGGGATTGTCAGAAGGACTCATGGCGGGGCTGTAAATAGTTTTGCGACCAGCTTTGAGCTTTCGTTTTCAGAAAAAGAAGACAGATTTGCAAAGGAAAAGGAGTATATAGGCAGGATTGCAGCAAGGTATATAAAAGATGGAGATACTGTCATTTTAGATTCAGGAACCACAACTCAATACATAGCAAGGAACATAACAGCAAAAAATGTGGTTATAATAACAAACTCTGTTAACATAGCAAATGAACTTTCAAGCAGAGAGGATATTGAGGTAATTGTAACAGGCGGTGTGATTAGGTCAAAGACAAAAGCTTTGGTTGGAGATATTGCTCAAAATACTCTGAAACAGTTCAGATGTGACAAAGCGTTTGTGGCAGCAAATGCTGTGTCTGCTCAGTTTGGGGTGACAACTCCAACTCATGTAGAGGCAGCTGTAAAAAGAACAATGATAGAAAGCGCAAAAGAGGTATTTTTGGTTGCAGACAGTTCAAAGTTCGGGCAGGTCGCATTTGCTCTTATTTGCCCGGTTGGAAGGCTGGATTATATTATAACTGACAGAATGGATGAAAAGCAAAAAGAAGAATTTAAAGCACTTGGAGTTGAGGTTATTACTGAGTAA
- a CDS encoding GntR family transcriptional regulator: protein MLNIVISLTSSEPIYEQIKNQIKQQILLGFIKPGDALPSIRMLAKELNVSVITTKRAYEELEKEGFVITTPAKGTFVAEIDREKLSSLGLQEIENDLKAAVKKAKTLGVDLQSLLQIIEKLYKGDEL, encoded by the coding sequence GTGTTGAATATTGTTATATCGCTGACATCAAGTGAACCAATTTATGAGCAGATAAAAAATCAGATAAAACAGCAAATCCTGCTTGGATTTATTAAGCCGGGAGATGCTCTGCCTTCTATCAGAATGCTTGCAAAGGAACTCAATGTAAGTGTCATCACAACAAAAAGAGCATACGAAGAGCTGGAAAAAGAAGGCTTTGTCATCACCACTCCTGCAAAAGGCACTTTTGTTGCTGAGATTGACAGAGAAAAACTTTCAAGTCTTGGTTTGCAGGAAATAGAGAATGATTTAAAAGCTGCTGTCAAAAAAGCTAAGACACTTGGTGTTGATCTTCAAAGTCTTTTACAAATCATTGAAAAACTATATAAAGGAGATGAGCTTTAA
- a CDS encoding ABC transporter ATP-binding protein, with amino-acid sequence MIALRVENLVKTYKDFRLEIPELTLESGYIMGLLGRNGAGKTTLIKCILDLAKKESGQVFIFEKLFDSDEIETKQRLGIVMETPVLPANYKPKEIKQIFLAFYKTWDEKLFKKLCDLFEIDQNKKILQLSKGTIMKLSIALALSTKPDFLILDEPTSGLDPVARNQFIEILQSFVQSEEKTVFYSTHIVSDIENVADFVTIIDGGKIIFSASRESIEEEFCIVKGPAKEADKVPARAVLSMKKGSFSFEALCKKKEIERFLQPGFVVEKPSIEKFYVMLVRKDEKDDKVLEIL; translated from the coding sequence ATGATTGCTCTGAGAGTAGAAAACCTTGTAAAGACGTATAAAGATTTTCGGCTTGAAATTCCAGAGCTTACCTTGGAAAGTGGTTATATCATGGGGCTTTTGGGCAGAAACGGTGCCGGGAAAACAACTTTGATAAAATGCATACTTGATCTTGCAAAAAAAGAAAGCGGCCAGGTTTTTATATTCGAAAAGCTCTTTGACAGTGATGAAATTGAAACAAAACAAAGGCTGGGGATTGTCATGGAAACGCCAGTACTTCCGGCAAATTACAAACCCAAGGAGATAAAGCAGATTTTTTTAGCATTCTACAAAACGTGGGATGAAAAGCTTTTTAAAAAGCTTTGCGATCTTTTTGAAATTGACCAGAATAAGAAGATATTGCAGCTTTCAAAAGGAACCATTATGAAACTCTCAATTGCTCTGGCTCTTTCAACAAAACCTGACTTTTTGATTTTAGATGAGCCAACATCAGGTCTTGACCCGGTTGCAAGAAATCAGTTTATTGAAATACTGCAGAGCTTTGTCCAGTCCGAAGAAAAGACTGTATTCTACTCAACCCACATAGTTTCTGATATTGAAAATGTTGCTGATTTTGTGACAATAATTGACGGTGGCAAAATTATCTTTTCAGCATCGCGTGAAAGCATTGAAGAGGAGTTTTGCATTGTAAAAGGACCGGCAAAAGAAGCAGACAAAGTGCCCGCCAGAGCAGTTTTATCAATGAAGAAAGGTTCATTTTCATTTGAAGCTCTCTGCAAAAAGAAAGAGATTGAAAGATTTTTGCAGCCCGGCTTTGTTGTTGAAAAGCCTTCAATTGAAAAGTTCTACGTGATGCTTGTAAGAAAGGATGAAAAAGATGATAAAGTACTGGAAATTTTATGA